One stretch of Brachionichthys hirsutus isolate HB-005 unplaced genomic scaffold, CSIRO-AGI_Bhir_v1 contig_392, whole genome shotgun sequence DNA includes these proteins:
- the LOC137916580 gene encoding uncharacterized protein yields the protein MVRDFVVWAEIRHTTDTHCLLNVRSLNNKSFLCHDFITLNNLDFFIITETWLPEGDDSALIEATPPDYTHLNQPRLSGKGGGVAAIFRNVFKCIPVSYNSYTSFEYLGFMVNSCDSTIIIIIYRPPKTNSVFIQEFAELVSYFITKHDRILILGDFNIHVFCPTHPLVNDFIETIDSLGLSQEVQVPTHNKGHTLDLVLHSGVTPENVETKDILPSLLSVLLLLR from the exons ATGGTTCGCGACTTTGTAGTCT GGGCTGAAATacgacacacaacagacacacattgtCTTTTAAATGTCCGCTCTCTTAataacaaatcatttttatgtcATGATTTTATCACGTTAAACAATCtggacttttttattattacggAAACTTGGCTACCTGAGGGAGACGACAGCGCCCTTATTGAAGCTACCCCGCCAGACTACACCCATCTTAATCAACCACGGCTGTCAGGtaagggtgggggggtagctgccatctttagaaatgtttttaaatgcataccAGTTTCATACAACAGCTACACATCTTTTGAATATCTTGGTTTTATGGTGAATTCGTGTGATTCcactataattataataatttatagaccaccaaaaacaaacagtgtttttattcAAGAGTTTGCTGAGCTGGTATCATATTTTATAACAAAGCATGACCGGATTCTTATTTTAGGAGATTTTAacatacatgttttttgtccCACTCACCCCCTTGTCAATGATTTTATTGAAACGATTGACTCTCTTGGTCTCTCTCAGGAAGTCCAagttccaacacacaacaaaggtCATACCTTGGATTTAGTCCTGCACAGTGGCGTCACTCCTGAAAACGTTGAGACTAAGGATATCT TACCAAGTTTGTTGagcgttttactgctgcttcgTTAA
- the LOC137916581 gene encoding LOW QUALITY PROTEIN: uncharacterized protein (The sequence of the model RefSeq protein was modified relative to this genomic sequence to represent the inferred CDS: inserted 2 bases in 1 codon) — MVRDFVVWAEIRHTTDTHCLLNVRSLNNKSFLCHDFITLNNLDFFIITETWLPEGDDSALIEATPPDYTHLNQPRLSGKGGGVAAIFRNVFKCIPVSYNSYTSFEYLGFMVNSCDSTIIIIIYRPPKTNSVFIQEFAELVSYFITKHDRILILGDFNIHVFCPTHPLVNDFIETIDSLGLSQEVQVPTHNKGHTLDLVLQXGVTPENVETKDILPSLLSVLLLLR, encoded by the exons ATGGTTCGCGACTTTGTAGTCT GGGCTGAAATacgacacacaacagacacacattgtCTTTTAAATGTCCGCTCTCTTAataacaaatcatttttatgtcATGATTTTATCACGTTAAACAATCtggacttttttattattacggAAACTTGGCTACCTGAGGGAGACGACAGCGCCCTTATTGAAGCTACCCCGCCAGACTACACCCATCTTAATCAACCACGGCTGTCAGGtaagggtgggggggtagctgccatctttagaaatgtttttaaatgcataccAGTTTCATACAACAGCTACACATCTTTTGAATATCTTGGTTTTATGGTGAATTCGTGTGATTCcactataattataataatttatagaccaccaaaaacaaacagtgtttttattcAAGAGTTTGCTGAGCTGGTATCATATTTTATAACAAAGCATGACCGGATTCTTATTTTAGGAGATTTTAacatacatgttttttgtccCACTCACCCCCTTGTCAATGATTTTATTGAAACGATTGACTCTCTTGGTCTCTCTCAGGAAGTCCAagttccaacacacaacaaaggtCATACCTTGGATTTAGTCCTGCA TGGCGTCACTCCTGAAAACGTTGAGACTAAGGATATCT TACCAAGTTTGTTGagcgttttactgctgcttcgTTAA